A single genomic interval of Helianthus annuus cultivar XRQ/B chromosome 13, HanXRQr2.0-SUNRISE, whole genome shotgun sequence harbors:
- the LOC110899767 gene encoding deacetylvindoline O-acetyltransferase, with translation MVMIGKLLRFGRRQLHTIISREIIKPVNPTPSHLNTYNLSESDLHADRAYVPLILFYPNNAGGNLTAQDKASVLKKSLSQSLTKYHHFAGRLPTPTTPYIYCNDEGVVFLEARSDSRLDEFQLSSAQDGNLENLFADNMVCFNSPHNPNLVGVQLNHFACGGVGLAVSMSHLVGDGCTLGSFMNQWASVARYGSPEHKEVLPLNPHFIHVPRTNSPLPEAPVMNQQLLSTHVMRKFVFPNSKLGDLKKVVADDTINPTRVEVLTSLLYRTAVAAATANSGCFKPSSLFMMADIRKNFVDKLPQTTVGNLLSLMIVPTRRESETSLSMLVAEIKKQKLLMREIQSVQQSVENSKLLMRNLGIEDFEHLVKGSYASTSLCGFPFNKVDFGWGKPMAKALAFRSVHRNGFLLMDTPDDDGIEAHVMLKNEDMEIFQNDKELLSFCQVYM, from the coding sequence ATGGTGATGATAGGGAAGCTACTACGATTTGGAAGAAGGCAACTTCACACCATCATTTCTCGAGAAATAATCAAACCCGTGAACCCAACCCCTTCTCATCTCAACACTTATAATCTTTCTGAGAGCGATCTACACGCGGACAGAGCATATGTGCCGCTAATTCTCTTTTACCCAAACAATGCCGGCGGCAATTTAACTGCCCAAGACAAAGCCAGCGTGCTGAAGAAATCTTTATCTCAAAGCCTAACAAAATACCATCATTTTGCAGGCAGGTTACCCACACCCACAACACCTTACATCTATTGTAACGACGAGGGAGTCGTGTTTCTTGAAGCTCGAAGCGATAGCAGACTTGATGAATTCCAGCTTAGTAGCGCACAAGATGGAAATCTCGAGAATCTATTTGCGGATAATATGGTGTGCTTCAACTCTCCTCACAACCCGAATCTTGTTGGTGTTCAACTCAATCACTTCGCGTGTGGTGGAGTCGGGCTTGCAGTTTCTATGTCTCACCTCGTTGGTGACGGTTGCACTTTAGGATCGTTCATGAATCAGTGGGCTTCTGTAGCACGCTATGGATCGCCCGAGCACAAAGAAGTACTGCCTCTGAATCCTCATTTCATTCATGTCCCAAGAACGAACTCTCCTCTGCCAGAAGCTCCAGTTATGAACCAACAGCTTCTCAGTACTCATGTCATGAGAAAATTCGTGTTCCCTAACTCAAAGTTAGGTGATCTTAAGAAGGTTGTTGCCGATGATACAATCAATCCTACTCGGGTCGAAGTGTTAACCTCTCTACTTTACAGAACCGCGGTAGCAGCTGCTACCGCGAACTCTGGTTGCTTTAAGCCGTCTAGTTTGTTTATGATGGCCGATATACGTAAGAATTTTGTGGACAAGCTGCCACAAACTACCGTGGGAAATCTTCTGTCATTGATGATAGTACCAACGAGGCGTGAAAGCGAAACATCGTTAAGTATGTTAGTTGCGGAGATAAAGAAGCAGAAGTTGCTAATGCGAGAAATCCAAAGTGTGCAACAGTCGGTTGAAAACTCGAAGTTGCTAATGCGAAATTTGGGAATTGAAGATTTTGAACATTTGGTTAAGGGATCATATGCCAGTACCAGCTTATGTGGGTTCCCATTTAACAAAGTCGATTTCGGGTGGGGAAAACCCATGGCTAAAGCTCTTGCATTTAGATCAGTACATAGAAATGGGTTTCTGCTGATGGATACCCCAGATGATGATGGCATCGAAGCACATGTTATGTTGAAAAACGAGGATATGGAGATATTTCAGAATGACAAGGAGTTGCTTTCATTTTGCCAAGTTTATATGTAA